A genomic stretch from Chitinophaga lutea includes:
- a CDS encoding SDR family NAD(P)-dependent oxidoreductase, whose amino-acid sequence MLLQNKNAIIYGGSGAIGSAIAQAFLREGATVYLAARHLPKLEAVAAGLQAEKGRVHIAALDLTEEDAVEKHAAAVAAEAGSIDIACNATGTFHIQGKLLHELTLEEFEHPIQFGARTLFLTARATTRHMKQKGRGVYLNLSTPGSRLPMEGILGFGAACALVEGFTRHLAGELGPSGIRVICLRPDAIPEALEKGSHANEVFKGAAEQAGLTPAVMLAEHAKTGPLLRRLPSLLEVGNTAAFMASDQAGAITGAIVNLTCGSLVDQA is encoded by the coding sequence ATGCTGCTTCAGAATAAGAACGCCATTATTTACGGCGGTAGCGGTGCCATCGGCAGCGCCATTGCACAGGCCTTTCTGCGCGAAGGCGCTACGGTGTACCTGGCTGCCCGTCATCTTCCCAAACTGGAGGCTGTTGCCGCCGGCCTGCAGGCGGAAAAAGGAAGGGTGCACATCGCCGCGCTGGATCTTACCGAGGAAGATGCCGTGGAAAAACATGCGGCCGCGGTGGCGGCGGAAGCGGGCAGTATCGATATTGCCTGCAATGCAACCGGCACTTTTCATATACAGGGCAAACTATTGCATGAACTGACGCTGGAGGAGTTCGAACATCCCATTCAGTTCGGCGCCCGGACGCTTTTCCTGACGGCGAGGGCTACCACGCGGCATATGAAACAAAAAGGGCGCGGGGTATACCTGAATCTTTCCACACCGGGGTCCCGTTTGCCGATGGAGGGGATACTCGGGTTTGGGGCCGCATGTGCGCTGGTGGAAGGATTTACCCGGCACCTGGCAGGGGAACTGGGCCCCAGTGGTATCCGCGTGATCTGCCTGCGGCCGGATGCAATCCCGGAAGCGCTGGAGAAAGGCTCGCATGCCAACGAGGTATTTAAGGGAGCTGCTGAGCAAGCCGGGCTCACGCCCGCGGTAATGCTGGCGGAACATGCAAAAACGGGACCGCTGCTGCGCCGCCTTCCTTCATTACTGGAGGTAGGCAATACGGCCGCCTTTATGGCCAGCGACCAGGCAGGTGCCATTACCGGCGCGATCGTGAACCTCACCTGCGGCTCGCTGGTAGACCAGGCCTGA